The Paeniglutamicibacter sulfureus genome includes a region encoding these proteins:
- the bcp gene encoding thioredoxin-dependent thiol peroxidase — protein sequence MSLTSTPLSAGERAPKFTLADAHGTQVALDDYAGKNVVVYFYPKAATKGCTTEACDFRDNLNSLRAAGYEVLGISPDEGDALASFAEAESLNFPLLSDPDFAVATAYGSYGQKEVNGKKYSGTLRSTVVVDPDGKVALAEYNVAADGHVARLREELGV from the coding sequence ATGTCCTTGACTTCAACACCCTTGTCCGCCGGCGAGCGCGCACCCAAGTTCACACTGGCCGACGCGCACGGCACGCAGGTAGCCCTGGACGACTATGCGGGCAAGAACGTTGTGGTGTACTTCTACCCCAAGGCGGCGACGAAGGGATGCACAACCGAGGCCTGCGATTTCAGGGACAACCTCAACTCGCTGCGGGCCGCCGGCTACGAGGTCCTGGGCATTTCCCCGGATGAGGGCGATGCGCTGGCCTCGTTCGCCGAGGCCGAGTCGCTGAATTTCCCGCTGCTCTCGGATCCCGATTTTGCGGTGGCCACTGCCTATGGTTCGTACGGGCAGAAAGAGGTCAACGGCAAGAAGTACTCCGGCACCCTGCGCAGCACCGTGGTGGTTGACCCGGACGGGAAGGTGGCCCTGGCCGAATACAACGTCGCCGCCGACGGCCATGTGGCCCGCCTGCGCGAGGAACTCGGGGTCTAG
- a CDS encoding amino acid permease yields MTREIPETRTTHRPDTPNSALTAEDKGMHKGLKSRQIQMIAIGGAIGTGLFMGAGGRLAGAGPALMFSYAVCGFFAFLILRALGELVVHRPSSGSFVSYAREFFGEKAAFVTGWLYWLNWAMTAIVDITAIALYMNFFAKYVPWIGSVPQWVWALAALLIVLGLNLVSVKVFGELEFWFALIKVLALVGFLAVGIYFVIFGSPIPGHEVGFSLIADNGGFFPNGLLPVVVVMQGVVFAYASIELIGTAAGETENPEKVMPKAINTVIIRIAVFYVGSLVLLSLLLPYTAYKAGESPFVTFFGSIGVSGMDSIMNLVVLTAAMSSLNAGLYSTGRILRSMALAGSAPRFTAKLNKQGVPYGGIALTAAVAGLGVVLNAIVPANAFEIVLNMAALGIIASWGMIVLCQLALYRLAKRGGAVRPAFRMIGAPYTGYLTLAFLAAVIVLMAFDSPVGTWTVASIIVIIPALMIGWYASRGRIRDIAAARANADALSDPTENHEFSVNGASDSQ; encoded by the coding sequence ATGACACGTGAAATCCCAGAAACCCGCACCACGCACCGACCCGACACCCCCAACTCGGCATTGACCGCCGAGGACAAGGGAATGCACAAGGGATTGAAATCCCGCCAGATCCAGATGATCGCCATCGGCGGGGCCATCGGCACCGGGCTGTTCATGGGCGCTGGCGGCCGCCTGGCCGGTGCCGGCCCGGCCCTGATGTTCAGCTACGCCGTGTGCGGGTTCTTCGCGTTCCTGATCCTGCGCGCCCTGGGCGAACTGGTCGTCCACCGTCCCTCCTCGGGTTCCTTCGTCTCCTACGCCCGGGAGTTCTTCGGGGAGAAGGCAGCATTCGTGACCGGCTGGCTGTACTGGCTCAACTGGGCCATGACGGCCATCGTGGACATCACCGCGATCGCTCTGTACATGAACTTCTTCGCCAAGTACGTGCCGTGGATCGGCTCGGTCCCGCAGTGGGTGTGGGCGCTTGCGGCGCTGCTGATCGTGCTGGGGCTGAACCTGGTCTCGGTGAAGGTCTTCGGCGAGCTCGAGTTCTGGTTCGCGCTGATCAAGGTCCTCGCATTGGTCGGGTTCCTGGCGGTGGGCATCTACTTCGTCATCTTCGGGTCCCCGATTCCCGGGCACGAAGTCGGCTTCAGCCTGATCGCCGACAACGGCGGGTTCTTCCCCAACGGCCTGCTGCCGGTGGTCGTGGTGATGCAGGGCGTCGTGTTCGCCTACGCCTCGATCGAACTGATCGGCACCGCCGCAGGCGAGACGGAGAATCCCGAGAAGGTCATGCCCAAGGCCATCAACACCGTGATCATCCGCATCGCCGTCTTCTACGTCGGCTCGCTGGTGCTGCTCTCGCTGCTGCTGCCCTACACCGCCTACAAGGCCGGCGAGTCCCCGTTCGTGACGTTCTTCGGTTCCATCGGAGTTTCCGGCATGGACTCGATCATGAACCTAGTGGTGCTCACAGCGGCGATGTCCTCGCTGAACGCGGGCCTGTATTCCACCGGGCGCATCCTGCGCTCGATGGCGCTGGCCGGATCCGCTCCGCGCTTCACCGCCAAGCTGAACAAGCAGGGTGTGCCCTACGGCGGCATCGCGCTGACCGCCGCGGTGGCTGGCCTCGGCGTGGTGCTCAACGCGATTGTTCCGGCCAATGCCTTCGAGATCGTGCTGAACATGGCAGCGCTGGGCATCATCGCCTCCTGGGGCATGATCGTGCTCTGCCAACTGGCGCTCTATCGTCTGGCCAAGCGTGGGGGAGCGGTGCGTCCGGCCTTCCGGATGATCGGGGCGCCCTACACCGGGTACCTGACCCTCGCCTTCCTGGCCGCTGTCATCGTGCTGATGGCCTTCGACTCCCCGGTGGGCACCTGGACCGTTGCCTCGATCATCGTCATCATCCCGGCGCTGATGATCGGTTGGTACGCCTCGCGCGGGCGCATCCGGGACATTGCCGCGGCGCGGGCGAACGCCGATGCGCTCTCCGACCCGACGGAGAACCACGAGTTCTCTGTCAACGGGGCTTCCGACTCTCAGTAG
- a CDS encoding aspartate ammonia-lyase encodes MSESTATLQVAAPRAVRSEHDLIGDRNIPAEAYWGVHTLRAVENFPITGQPLSTNTHLVTALAMVKQAAAQANLELGLLDATRAAAIIEACREIIAGNLHEQFVVDVIQGGAGTSSNMNANEVIANRALELMGHTKGEYRYLHPNDHVNLSQSTNDVYPTAVRVATIFGATSLVAAMEHLGAAFAAKAVEFRTVVKMGRTQLQDAVPMTLGQEFNAYAVTLGEDRARLAESTLLIHEINLGATAIGTELNAPLGYSALACTHLAAISGLKLETAFDLIEATADVGAFVHLSGVLKRVAVKLSKVCNDLRLLSSGPRAGLGEIDLPAVQSGSSIMPGKVNPVIPEVVNQVAYEVIGNDVTITMAAESGQLQLNAFEPIIVHSLTKSMRHLEAACITLADKCIVGITAHEEKLRGQVENSIGLVTALTVQLGYAASTKIALEALSTGRGVAELVLEHGLLTELQLNELLRPERLANLSE; translated from the coding sequence ATGTCCGAATCCACCGCCACCTTGCAGGTCGCCGCGCCCCGCGCGGTCCGCAGCGAACACGACTTAATCGGGGACCGCAACATTCCCGCGGAGGCATATTGGGGCGTGCACACGCTGCGCGCCGTGGAAAACTTCCCGATCACCGGCCAGCCGCTGTCCACCAACACGCATCTGGTCACGGCGCTGGCCATGGTCAAGCAGGCCGCCGCCCAGGCAAACCTGGAACTGGGGCTGCTCGACGCGACCCGCGCCGCCGCCATCATCGAGGCTTGCCGCGAGATCATCGCCGGGAACCTGCACGAGCAGTTCGTGGTTGACGTGATCCAGGGCGGCGCCGGCACCTCCTCGAACATGAACGCCAACGAGGTCATCGCCAACCGGGCGCTGGAACTGATGGGCCACACCAAAGGCGAGTACCGATACCTGCACCCCAACGACCACGTCAACCTCAGCCAGTCCACCAACGACGTGTACCCCACCGCCGTGCGCGTGGCCACGATCTTCGGCGCCACCTCGCTGGTCGCCGCCATGGAGCACCTGGGCGCCGCCTTCGCCGCCAAGGCCGTGGAATTCCGCACCGTGGTCAAGATGGGACGCACCCAGCTGCAGGACGCGGTCCCGATGACCCTGGGACAGGAATTCAACGCCTACGCCGTCACCCTCGGCGAGGACCGCGCGCGCCTGGCCGAATCCACGCTGCTGATCCACGAGATCAACCTGGGCGCCACCGCCATCGGCACCGAGCTGAACGCGCCGCTCGGCTACTCGGCCCTGGCCTGCACGCACCTGGCCGCGATCTCCGGGTTGAAGCTGGAGACGGCCTTCGACCTGATCGAGGCCACCGCCGACGTCGGCGCCTTCGTACACCTCTCCGGGGTGCTCAAGCGCGTGGCGGTCAAGCTCTCCAAGGTCTGCAACGACCTGCGCCTGCTCTCCTCCGGCCCGCGCGCCGGGCTGGGCGAGATCGACCTGCCCGCGGTGCAGTCCGGCTCCTCGATCATGCCCGGCAAGGTCAACCCGGTGATCCCCGAGGTCGTGAACCAGGTGGCCTACGAGGTCATCGGCAACGACGTGACCATCACGATGGCCGCCGAGTCCGGGCAGCTGCAACTCAACGCCTTCGAGCCGATCATCGTGCACAGCCTGACCAAGTCGATGCGCCACCTGGAGGCCGCCTGCATCACGCTGGCAGACAAGTGCATCGTCGGCATCACCGCCCACGAGGAGAAGCTGCGGGGCCAGGTGGAGAACTCCATCGGCCTGGTCACCGCGCTCACTGTGCAGCTCGGCTATGCGGCTTCGACGAAGATCGCGCTCGAGGCCCTTTCCACCGGCCGCGGCGTGGCCGAGCTGGTCCTGGAGCACGGGCTGCTCACCGAGTTGCAGCTCAACGAGCTGTTGCGTCCCGAGCGACTGGCCAACCTCAGCGAATAG
- a CDS encoding asparaginase, translating to MSTSTFPAHAPLAVQTRGELVESVHFGSLVALGADGRTVLTRGEPTAPNYPRSALKPLMAVAMVRAGLRLSAEQLALASASHSGSVDHRDLAAKILADAGLEPGALRNSTDLPYGVAEQRAWLREGNGPTQLAQNCSGKHAAMLATCLLNGWDTETYLHHDHPLPTLIREVVAELTGEPITVVSADGCGTEVFALSLSSMARAFGKLVTAPAGTAEYEVAAAMRAHPVMVAGLGRDVTALMEAFPGVLAKDGFEGIQLIALPDGSAVALKISDGGDRARMPAAVPALLALGLDPAKLAAFDHLPVLGGGSPVGTLAGLPFP from the coding sequence ATGAGCACTTCCACCTTCCCGGCCCACGCCCCGCTGGCCGTGCAGACCCGCGGCGAACTGGTGGAAAGCGTCCACTTCGGCTCGCTCGTGGCCCTGGGCGCCGATGGCAGGACCGTGCTCACCCGCGGCGAACCGACGGCTCCTAACTATCCGCGCTCGGCCCTGAAGCCGCTGATGGCAGTTGCCATGGTGCGCGCCGGACTACGGCTCTCCGCCGAGCAGCTGGCACTGGCTTCCGCCAGCCATTCGGGCTCCGTCGATCACCGCGACCTGGCCGCGAAGATCCTCGCCGACGCCGGGCTGGAACCCGGCGCGCTGCGCAACTCCACCGACCTGCCCTACGGGGTGGCCGAACAGCGGGCCTGGCTCCGCGAAGGCAACGGTCCCACCCAATTGGCGCAGAACTGCTCGGGCAAGCACGCCGCGATGCTCGCCACCTGCCTGCTCAACGGCTGGGACACCGAGACCTACCTGCACCACGACCACCCGCTGCCCACCCTGATCCGCGAGGTCGTTGCCGAACTCACCGGCGAACCCATCACCGTGGTGAGCGCCGACGGCTGCGGCACCGAGGTCTTCGCGCTCTCCCTTTCTTCCATGGCCAGGGCCTTCGGCAAGCTCGTCACCGCACCCGCTGGCACGGCGGAGTACGAGGTCGCTGCCGCCATGCGCGCTCACCCCGTGATGGTGGCCGGGCTGGGGCGCGACGTCACCGCGCTGATGGAGGCCTTCCCCGGAGTGCTTGCCAAGGACGGGTTCGAGGGCATCCAGCTCATCGCCCTGCCCGATGGCTCCGCCGTGGCGCTGAAGATCTCCGACGGAGGCGACCGGGCCCGGATGCCCGCCGCCGTCCCCGCCCTGCTGGCCCTGGGATTGGATCCGGCCAAGCTGGCCGCATTCGACCACCTCCCCGTGCTCGGCGGCGGAAGCCCCGTCGGCACGCTGGCCGGTCTGCCCTTCCCCTAG
- a CDS encoding FadR/GntR family transcriptional regulator, producing the protein MNLSDSRTAGPQPIVRVSAAEAVFTAIRDAIESGELPVGHKLSSESVLAGKFAVSRSVVREALRSCAALGLTETHTGKGTFVIAGKASDDLVLGKFSARSLMEARPHIEIPAAELAATRATPDQLEELRGIIEAMEDEDDAQRWVALDASFHATIAAASGNGVFERVVGDIREAMVNQSETINLITGRQHPSHAEHREILAAIEARDGAAAGKAMAGHLAAVDEALTKILGAETA; encoded by the coding sequence ATGAACCTGTCAGACAGCCGGACGGCCGGACCGCAGCCCATCGTCCGGGTCAGCGCGGCCGAGGCCGTATTCACTGCCATCCGCGATGCCATCGAGTCCGGGGAGCTGCCCGTGGGGCACAAACTGAGCTCCGAATCGGTGCTCGCCGGAAAGTTTGCGGTCAGCCGTTCGGTCGTTCGCGAGGCCCTGCGCTCCTGCGCCGCCCTTGGCCTCACCGAGACACACACCGGCAAGGGAACCTTCGTCATCGCGGGCAAGGCCAGCGACGACCTGGTGCTGGGCAAGTTCTCCGCGCGCAGCCTCATGGAAGCGCGCCCGCACATCGAGATCCCCGCGGCCGAACTCGCCGCCACCCGCGCCACCCCCGACCAGCTCGAGGAGCTGCGCGGCATCATCGAAGCCATGGAGGACGAGGACGACGCCCAGCGGTGGGTGGCCCTCGATGCCAGCTTCCATGCCACGATCGCCGCGGCCAGCGGCAACGGGGTCTTTGAACGGGTCGTGGGCGACATCCGCGAGGCCATGGTCAACCAGTCCGAGACCATCAACCTCATCACCGGACGCCAGCACCCTTCGCACGCCGAACACCGCGAGATCCTCGCCGCCATCGAGGCGCGCGACGGCGCCGCGGCGGGCAAGGCCATGGCCGGGCACCTAGCCGCGGTCGACGAAGCGCTGACCAAGATCCTCGGAGCAGAAACCGCATGA
- a CDS encoding RraA family protein — translation MGVMHSALRSVTLGLKMAGTVLPINTREGDNLAIHRALDDASEGDVLVINANSDTGRACFGDILGEISINRGIAGVVIDGATRDIDELLAMGLPVFARGISPAGPFKYGPGTIGAPVACGNVVCHPGDAILGDNDGIVVVPQGRIAAALERTAAQANSEDYMRALIPSRA, via the coding sequence ATGGGCGTCATGCACTCGGCCCTGCGCTCGGTGACCCTCGGACTGAAAATGGCCGGCACGGTTCTTCCGATCAACACCCGCGAAGGGGACAACCTCGCCATTCATCGGGCCCTCGATGACGCAAGCGAAGGCGACGTCCTGGTCATCAACGCAAACAGTGACACCGGCAGGGCGTGCTTCGGCGACATTCTGGGCGAGATCAGCATCAACAGGGGTATTGCAGGAGTCGTGATTGACGGAGCGACCCGTGACATCGATGAATTGCTGGCCATGGGGCTTCCGGTCTTCGCGCGCGGGATCAGCCCCGCGGGCCCCTTTAAATACGGACCGGGAACCATCGGCGCTCCGGTGGCCTGCGGCAATGTTGTTTGCCACCCGGGGGACGCAATCCTGGGGGACAACGACGGCATCGTGGTGGTGCCGCAGGGGCGCATTGCCGCGGCACTGGAGCGAACCGCAGCGCAAGCGAATAGCGAAGACTACATGCGGGCACTGATTCCGTCGCGCGCCTAA
- a CDS encoding prephenate dehydratase, translating to MNHKIAYQGEPGSNSSVAGQEMYPDFEPLACSSFEEVFAVVADGSAELAMIPIENSIAGRVADIHSLLPASNLQIVGEYFLGIRFDLLGIRGSKLEDAREVHSHIHALGQCRGIIQSLKLTPVIAGDTAGSAREVSSWNDPSKVSLAPPRAAEMYGLDVLASGVEDDPTNTTRFVVLAREKPLPARNELPENVITTLVFRVRNVPSALFKALGGFATCGVNMTRIESYMVGAEFAATMFLVDLQGHPEDGPLKTALEELEFFTSEIKILGVYAAQDYRIRGNGERS from the coding sequence GTGAATCATAAAATTGCCTATCAGGGGGAACCCGGATCCAATTCGAGCGTTGCCGGCCAGGAGATGTACCCGGATTTCGAGCCCCTGGCCTGCTCCAGCTTTGAGGAGGTTTTTGCCGTCGTGGCCGACGGTTCGGCGGAGCTGGCGATGATCCCCATCGAAAATTCGATAGCGGGTCGCGTTGCGGATATCCATAGCCTTCTGCCGGCTTCCAACCTCCAGATCGTTGGGGAATACTTTCTGGGTATACGCTTCGACCTGCTCGGAATCCGGGGCAGCAAACTCGAGGATGCAAGGGAAGTGCACAGTCACATCCACGCGCTGGGGCAATGCCGTGGAATAATCCAGTCGCTCAAGTTGACTCCCGTCATCGCCGGAGACACCGCCGGTTCGGCGCGGGAGGTAAGTTCCTGGAACGACCCGTCCAAGGTTTCCCTCGCACCACCGCGCGCCGCTGAAATGTATGGTCTTGACGTGCTTGCCTCCGGAGTGGAGGACGACCCCACCAACACCACGCGATTTGTGGTCCTTGCCAGGGAAAAACCACTGCCCGCGCGCAACGAATTGCCCGAAAATGTCATCACGACGCTGGTTTTCCGGGTTCGAAATGTCCCGTCGGCGCTCTTCAAGGCCCTCGGTGGATTTGCCACCTGTGGAGTCAACATGACGCGCATTGAAAGCTACATGGTGGGCGCGGAATTTGCGGCCACCATGTTCTTGGTGGATCTTCAAGGACACCCGGAGGACGGGCCCCTGAAGACTGCATTGGAGGAGCTTGAGTTTTTCACATCCGAAATCAAGATCCTGGGCGTCTACGCCGCACAGGACTACCGAATCCGGGGAAACGGCGAACGCTCATAG
- a CDS encoding amidohydrolase produces MPVVDPSLLDSLDGQLEWQRELYKHFHRNPELGLQEHQTAARLETELAALGYDVQRIGGTGVVGVLANGEGSVVLARADIDALPVTEDTGLDYASTVEGVMHACGHDMHMATLLGAAKVLAENREAWSGTHIALFQPAEETAAGARAMVADGLVDKLPRPDVALAQHVMPVEAGLVGTAAGPILSAGDSLKITVHGRGAHGSMPHNSVDPVVLAASIVLKLQTIVSRETMPGQFAVVTVGSSNAGTAANIIPATAELRLNIRTYDLALRKHVMASIERIVRGECAAAGSPREPDFEYYDQFPLTDNDAEVNARVTTAFTEHFPAGQVYQATPATASEDFGAIPGAFGIPYSYWMVGCVPADDYRKAVANGTVSSDIPANHSPFFAPAIDPTLETATRTMVLAALAYLGKSN; encoded by the coding sequence ATCCCCGTGGTTGACCCCTCACTTCTTGACTCCCTGGACGGCCAACTTGAGTGGCAGCGGGAGCTCTACAAGCACTTCCACCGCAACCCCGAGCTCGGCCTCCAGGAGCACCAGACGGCCGCACGCCTCGAGACGGAGCTCGCGGCCCTGGGCTACGACGTGCAGCGCATCGGCGGAACGGGCGTGGTCGGGGTGCTGGCCAACGGCGAAGGGTCCGTGGTCCTGGCCCGCGCCGACATCGACGCGCTTCCGGTCACCGAGGACACCGGACTGGACTATGCCTCCACGGTCGAGGGCGTCATGCACGCCTGCGGCCACGACATGCACATGGCCACCCTCCTGGGCGCCGCGAAGGTGCTCGCGGAGAACCGGGAGGCCTGGTCCGGCACCCACATCGCGCTCTTCCAGCCCGCCGAGGAAACCGCCGCCGGGGCCAGGGCGATGGTCGCCGACGGGCTGGTGGACAAGCTGCCGCGTCCGGACGTCGCGCTGGCCCAACACGTCATGCCAGTGGAGGCCGGACTCGTCGGCACCGCCGCCGGGCCGATCCTCTCCGCCGGGGACAGCCTGAAAATCACGGTTCACGGCCGCGGTGCCCACGGTTCGATGCCGCACAACTCCGTGGACCCCGTGGTGCTTGCGGCCTCGATCGTGCTGAAGCTGCAGACCATCGTGTCGCGGGAAACCATGCCCGGACAGTTCGCCGTGGTGACCGTCGGGTCCTCCAACGCCGGGACCGCGGCCAACATCATCCCGGCCACGGCCGAGCTTCGGCTGAACATCCGCACCTACGACCTCGCGCTGCGCAAGCACGTCATGGCCTCCATCGAGCGGATCGTGCGCGGCGAATGCGCCGCCGCCGGCTCGCCCCGGGAGCCTGACTTCGAGTACTACGACCAGTTCCCGCTCACCGACAACGACGCAGAGGTGAACGCGCGTGTGACAACGGCCTTCACCGAGCATTTCCCTGCGGGACAGGTCTACCAGGCCACCCCCGCGACGGCATCCGAGGATTTCGGCGCCATCCCCGGCGCCTTCGGCATCCCCTACAGCTACTGGATGGTCGGCTGCGTCCCGGCCGACGACTACCGCAAGGCGGTGGCCAACGGGACGGTGTCCTCCGACATCCCGGCGAACCACTCCCCCTTCTTCGCCCCCGCCATCGACCCGACCCTGGAAACCGCAACCCGCACCATGGTCCTCGCCGCCCTGGCGTACCTTGGCAAGTCCAACTGA
- a CDS encoding MFS transporter: protein MGAETHSPTTTAWKPTDKWLLGIVLAVINFWLFAQTLLNVIPGIRGQLGVEETLANLAVSVTSLFSGIFIVVAGGLADRLGRVKVLYAGIWLSIAGSLLIALTPENLGGLTSTMLLGGRVVQGLSAACIMPSSMALVKTFYEGKARQRALSFWSIGSWGGSGFCSLFGGLMATSALGWRSIFWISVVLSILALVLLRGTPESKAESDPAAAKRGFDWGGLVAFIVLLVSINVYISQGPALGWLSLRGLGLIALAAVSGLVFLYIETHRAGAFVNLKLFANGTFTGATLSNFLLNGAAGTLIVSLGLVQIAAGMSSLQSGLLTLGYLIAILSTIRVGEKLLQRFGPKKPMLWGSMITGVGILLCSMTFLYIDQYIVLSVIGFTLFGVGLGFYATPSTDAALSSVPDNQVGAASGIYKMASSLGNAIGVAISAALYVAGQAVNPELIQSWGLFIGRQDNVALRFGGAIGLLFNVLMVVIAIAAIIVTVPAEPKDRVPEPEPKEPHDVAPPAFGN, encoded by the coding sequence ATGGGCGCTGAGACCCACTCCCCGACAACCACCGCCTGGAAGCCCACCGACAAGTGGCTGCTGGGCATCGTCCTGGCGGTCATCAACTTCTGGCTCTTCGCCCAGACCCTGCTCAATGTCATCCCCGGCATCCGCGGCCAACTCGGCGTCGAGGAGACCCTGGCGAACCTGGCGGTGTCCGTCACCTCGCTGTTCTCCGGCATCTTCATCGTGGTGGCCGGCGGCCTGGCGGACCGACTGGGCCGGGTCAAGGTCCTTTACGCCGGCATCTGGCTCTCCATCGCCGGATCGCTGCTGATCGCCCTGACCCCGGAGAACCTCGGCGGGCTGACCAGCACCATGTTGTTGGGTGGCCGGGTGGTCCAGGGGCTATCCGCGGCCTGCATCATGCCCTCCTCGATGGCGTTGGTGAAGACCTTCTACGAGGGCAAGGCACGGCAGCGTGCCCTGTCCTTCTGGTCGATCGGCTCCTGGGGCGGGTCCGGCTTCTGCTCGCTCTTCGGCGGGCTGATGGCCACCAGCGCACTGGGCTGGCGCTCGATCTTCTGGATCTCCGTGGTGCTCTCGATCCTGGCGCTGGTGCTGCTGCGCGGCACCCCGGAGTCGAAGGCCGAAAGCGACCCGGCCGCCGCCAAGCGCGGTTTTGACTGGGGCGGACTGGTCGCGTTCATCGTGCTGCTGGTCTCGATCAACGTCTACATCTCACAGGGCCCGGCACTGGGCTGGCTAAGCCTGCGCGGACTGGGACTGATCGCCCTCGCCGCGGTCTCGGGACTGGTCTTCCTGTACATCGAGACGCATCGCGCGGGTGCCTTCGTGAACCTGAAGCTGTTCGCCAACGGCACCTTCACCGGCGCCACGCTCTCCAACTTCCTGCTCAACGGCGCGGCCGGCACGCTGATCGTCTCCCTGGGCTTGGTGCAGATCGCCGCGGGCATGAGCTCCCTGCAATCGGGCCTGCTCACGCTTGGCTACCTCATCGCCATCCTGTCCACCATCCGGGTGGGCGAGAAACTGCTGCAGCGCTTCGGGCCGAAAAAACCGATGCTCTGGGGCTCGATGATCACCGGCGTGGGCATCCTGCTGTGCTCGATGACGTTCCTGTACATCGACCAGTACATCGTGCTCTCCGTTATCGGCTTCACGCTCTTCGGAGTCGGGCTGGGATTCTACGCCACCCCGTCCACCGACGCGGCGCTCTCCAGCGTCCCGGACAACCAGGTGGGCGCGGCCTCGGGCATCTACAAGATGGCCTCCTCGCTGGGCAACGCGATCGGCGTCGCGATTTCCGCGGCCCTGTACGTCGCCGGGCAGGCGGTCAACCCGGAACTGATCCAGTCCTGGGGCCTGTTCATCGGCCGGCAAGACAACGTGGCGTTGCGCTTCGGAGGGGCCATCGGCCTGCTGTTCAACGTGTTGATGGTGGTCATCGCCATTGCCGCCATCATCGTCACCGTTCCGGCAGAGCCCAAGGACCGGGTGCCGGAGCCCGAACCCAAGGAGCCGCACGACGTCGCTCCCCCGGCGTTCGGGAACTAA